The proteins below are encoded in one region of Vespa velutina chromosome 11, iVesVel2.1, whole genome shotgun sequence:
- the LOC124953131 gene encoding D-aspartate oxidase has product MKIAIIGGGAVGLTTALQVQRTLRNAQITIFASDFDNIVSNVAAGIFRVSSSYSGPTEEITRKWIEDSYSYYDSICKLSDASQAGITTISGYMFANSPGIIKNPWMEKLVPIYRNVTEEEFQLVRGNWKYGCFFTTLLTECKLYLPWILQQLKHNGAVVKKQKIDSFKELTTEYNIIMNCTGLGAKNLCSDRHMVPIRGQVIKVAAPWLKTFFYGELDTYIIPGFNGVVTLGGTRNFDSENMKLCPYESAQIRTRCETLVPSLRTVENIREEVGLRPHRDGGVRVEAEFTANGYTKTTIIHNYGHGGYGVCTAPGTAQYAVQLAINAHRSSIAKL; this is encoded by the exons atgaaaattgcaaTTATTGGAGGTGGTGCAGTAGGTTTAACTACTGCACTACAAGTACAACGTACATTGCGTAATGCTCAAATAACTATTTTTGCTTccgattttgataatattgttaGTAATGTCGCAGCTGGAATATTTCGTGTCAGTTCATCATATAGCGGACCTACCGAAGAGATAACAAG GAAATGGATAGAAGATTCGTATTCATATTATGACAGTATATGTAAACTATCAGATGCATCTCAAGCAGGAATAACAACTATCTCGGGTTATATGTTTGCTAATTCTCCAGGCATTATAAAg AACCCTTGGATGGAAAAATTGGTACCAATATACAGAAATGTAACAGAAGAAGAATTCCAATTAGTGAGAGGTAACTGGAAATATGGTTGTTTCTTTACAACACTACTTACGGaatgtaaattatatcttCCTTGGATATTACAACA atTAAAACACAATGGAGCTGTTgtaaagaaacagaaaatagattcatttaaagaattaactacagaatataatataataatgaattgtaCTGGACTCGGAGCTAAAAATTTATGCAGTGACAGACATATGGTTCCAATACGTGGACAAGTCattaaa GTTGCTGCTCCTTggttaaaaacttttttctatgGTGAgctagatacatatataattcctGGATTTAATGGAGTAGTTACTTTAGGTGGAACTAGAAATTTTGATTCTGAAAATATGAAGTTATGTCCATATGAATCTGCTCAAATTCGTACACGATGTGAGACACTTGTGCCATCTTTACGAACGGTTGAAAATATACGAGAAGAAGTAGGTTTAAGGCCACACAGAGATGGTGGTGTTAGAGTAGAAGCAGAATTCACTGCTAATGGATATACTAAAACTACG ataatacataattatggGCATGGCGGTTATGGTGTTTGCACAGCTCCTGGTACTGCTCAATATGCTGTACAATTAGCTATAAATGCTCACAGATCATCTATCGCAAAACTGTAA